The following proteins are co-located in the Phaeodactylum tricornutum CCAP 1055/1 chromosome 2, whole genome shotgun sequence genome:
- a CDS encoding predicted protein, with product MLDPSNLLMSSDRQEFLDTSSNTATDQQHQQVQQSQRIAMNNNSQNQHQAMFLSSSQASVPQTSNIGIATNQTGTSLSNNNNASTNDAQQQNLNIANELKRFQQYHQLSTGSGGGNALLMPTGSQASSTVPNPAAFLQSMLDQKVQNPRFEEPLRQANAPATQNNMLPVGFLADNRFLMTPNQFGIPNFTQNQSQQAQTGSEMPLPSPHSLFHRDGSRRMRGGVIEPFPEKLHRLLLEVEAAGRGDVISFVVGGRAFIIHKPDKFFKDIVPLYFRQSRLSSFKRQLNLYGFELINTGPARGGYYHELFVKDHPDMCRRMRRVAIKLVSKSGDQDTEGEKKAQDESTLHNNTSNSGPFSVGAPGGNIE from the coding sequence ATGCTCGATCCTTCTAACTTGCTCATGTCTTCAGATCGCCAAGAATTCTTGGACACGTCTTCCAATACGGCAACTGACCAGCAACATCAGCAAGTCCAGCAGTCCCAACGGATTGCTATGAACAACAACAGTCAGAATCAGCACCAAGCCATGTTCTTGTCTTCATCCCAAGCTTCTGTACCGCAAACCAGCAACATTGGTATCGCTACGAACCAAACCGGTACATCTCTATCCAACAATAATAACGCCAGCACTAACGATGctcaacaacaaaacctgaaCATTGCGAACGAACTCAAGCGTTTTCAACAGTATCATCAGCTTAGTACTGGCAGTGGAGGTGGCAACGCTCTGCTCATGCCAACGGGTAGCCAGGCTTCCAGTACCGTCCCCAATCCGGCGGCTTTTTTGCAGTCCATGCTGGATCAAAAGGTTCAGAATCCTCGTTTTGAAGAGCCGTTACGACAAGCCAATGCGCCTGCCACGCAAAACAACATGCTTCCGGTTGGGTTTCTTGCCGATAATCGATTCTTGATGACGCCCAACCAGTTTGGAATTCCCAACTTTACTCAAAACCAGTCTCAACAAGCACAAACAGGATCAGAAATGCCTTTACCTTCGCCTCATTCACTATTCCACCGAGACGGCAGCCGCCGAATGCGTGGCGGCGTCATTGAACCTTTTCCGGAAAAGCTCCATCGGTTATTATTGGAGGTAGAGGCTGCCGGTCGCGGTGATGTTATctctttcgtcgtcggcggaCGGGCCTTTATCATTCACAAGCCTGACAAGTTCTTTAAGGATATAGTGCCGCTATATTTTCGCCAGTCGCGGCTGAGTTCATTCAAGCGGCAATTGAATTTGTATGGGTTCGAACTAATCAATACAGGACCCGCACGTGGAGGATACTACCACGAATTGTTTGTGAAAGACCATCCCGATATGTGTCGCCGAATGCGGCGTGTGGCTATCAAGCTGGTGTCCAAGTCAGGAGACCAAGACACCGAAGGGGAGAAAAAGGCTCAAGACGAATCGACTCTGCACAATAACACTAGCAACAGTGGCCCCTTCAGTGTAGGGGCACCGGGTGGCAATATCGAATGA
- a CDS encoding predicted protein: protein MPPNGMRSMMHFTGTAGDLLFSAASAAESRLYDQVRTALLQRQILARENERLALEEQYLHMLRSGIQNKNKGYSMGSPVSLGFLAAQMPHQATAPTMPPPTKNGIKALEALGSSLRSKTDPYIDVSAVEDPDADDSNLRRTRGGVSEPFPEKLHRMLDEAEERGQTDIVSFYSHGRAFGVHDIDRFVSEIMPKYFKQSKWNSFARQLNLYGFVRISSGPDAGGYYHELFLKGRPNLSFHMRRVGVPQGEDRRKYKVKSSLVEPDFYSMKPVVAQTMNHPVTSASR, encoded by the coding sequence ATGCCTCCCAATGGCATGCGATCCATGATGCACTTTACCGGAACCGCTGGTGATCTGCTATTTTCCGCTGCTTCCGCTGCCGAATCTAGGCTTTACGATCAAGTTCGTACGGCTCTACTTCAACGCCAGATACTGGCTCGAGAGAATGAACGCCTGGCTCTCGAAGAGCAGTATTTGCATATGCTCCGCAGTGGTATTCAGAACAAGAACAAGGGATATTCTATGGGGTCTCCCGTTTCCCTGGGCTTCCTTGCTGCTCAGATGCCACATCAAGCAACGGCTCCTACCATGCCTCCACCCACGAAGAACGGTATCAAAGCTTTGGAGGCGCTTGGTAGTAGCCTTCGCAGCAAGACCGATCCGTATATTGATGTTTCTGCGGTCGAAGATCCAGATGCGGACGACTCTAACCTTCGTCGTACTCGCGGTGGAGTATCGGAGCCCTTCCCGGAGAAACTTCACCGAATGCTGGACGAAGCGGAGGAACGCGGTCAGACGGACATTGTCTCCTTCTACTCGCACGGCCGTGCTTTTGGAGTACACGATATCGACCGTTTCGTGTCCGAAATTATGCCGAAATACTTCAAGCAGAGCAAATGGAACAGCTTTGCTCGTCAGTTGAATCTGTACGGTTTTGTGCGTATCTCGTCCGGTCCAGACGCTGGTGGCTACTACCATGAGCTTTTCCTGAAGGGTCGCCCGAATCTTTCATTCCATATGCGACGAGTCGGTGTTCCTCAGGGTGAAGATCGTCGCAAGTACAAGGTCAAGAGCTCATTAGTGGAACCCGACTTTTACTCCATGAAGCCTGTTGTGGCACAAACCATGAATCATCCAGTGACAAGCGCCTCCCGATAG
- a CDS encoding predicted protein: MPIPIAPLSLFRWQLVIANVWAPPKPGRNTMAKKKRKRCSDQEDDTGEIDEDRFSEMARSERKRYREKKRRNDVNKGCNDLLSILIEVDPLLRAEAEERAQRDQWKGTDRAHDDNLLSRVDLISRTVGVLRRVHQENECRKQIIEQLLKSNGGIGSALPTAAFLPQSKSQHMAVDIDSPSSSLGLLATLLQRNHSLPHTTMGRFLNERHSFSSDLSLSLAYLQDNVSKANGLINHSFLNLPADPPAGLVLAQLGQTQQHSESAYHQQAFLRQDIQAAGGRLNQLEVDATVFPQNKPTSFSYTGHHQRF; the protein is encoded by the exons ATGCCGATACCGATAGCGCCCCTGAGCCTCTTCCGTTGGCAACTGGTGATAGCAAATGTGTGGGCGCCGCCAAAACCAGGCCGGAATACCATGGCCaaaaaaaagagaaaacGTTGCAGCGACCAAGAAGATGACACAGGTGAAATCGATGAAGATCGATTTTCCGAGATGGCAAGATCCGAGCGAAAACGGTACCGTGAGAAGAAACGGAGGAATGATGTTAACAAAGGCTGCAACGACCTCTTGAGTATTCTAATTGAAGTCGACCCTCTACTTCGAGCCGAGGCCGAGGAGCGAGCTCAACGAGACCAATGGAAAGGAACCGATAGGGCCCACGATGATAACCTTCTCAGTCGAGTTGACCTCATTAGTCGAACTGTCGGGGTTTTGCGCAGGGTTCATCAAGAGAACGAGTGCAGGAAGCAAATTATTGAGCAGCTCCTGAAATCGAATGGAGGG ATTGGAAGCGCTTTGCCCACTGCGGCATTTCTCCCTCAGTCAAAGAGTCAGCATATGGCTGTGGATATCGATAGCCCTTCGAGTAGTCTTGGACTACTTGCTACCCTCTTGCAGCGCAATCATTCGCTCCCGCATACGACTATGGGTCGATTTCTCAATGAACGCCATTCCTTTTCCTCAGACCTTTCGCTCTCGCTGGCGTATCTACAAGATAATGTTTCGAAAGCTAATGGGCTCATCAACCATTCCTTTCTGAATCTCCCTGCCGACCCACCGGCTGGCTTGGTTCTTGCTCAATTAGGACAGACCCAGCAACATTCAGAAAGTGCGTATCACCAACAAGCTTTCCTAAGACAAGACATTCAGGCGGCAGGAGGGAGATTGAATCAGCTTGAAGTAGACGCTACGGTGTTTCCCCAGAACAAACCAACGAGTTTCTCTTATACAGGTCACCATCAGCGTTTCTAG